The Panacibacter microcysteis genome includes a window with the following:
- a CDS encoding CotH kinase family protein codes for MRLNLPLLFTACIISFCLACSKTEETPAPSDEKTFTSFSFTITQNATLPQDIVCEIENDTIYAFVFSGTDITNLKPSFTSKATEVLIGDVKQVSNQAAHDFSRLITYTVKAADGSAKNYVVKFSDTKLPALYISTNNVPIESRDTYIPGYVTIKENMSSDSLFGGEIEIKGRGNSTWDMPKKPYKFKLGKKAGLLGMNESKQWVLLANYADKSLVRNEVAFELSRRAGLAYTPAGKYVDVILNGKYIGNYELVEQIDVGEHKVNIHEQEEGANTWPEISGGYLTEVDGFAFTEAVNFLTTRGMPVAVHYPDDDEITDAQKIYITNHYNKFEDSLFSDNFTDINKGYQQYFDLDSYVNYYIVNEVMGNSDIFWSTYMYKDYGNDKMYSGPVWDFDIAANNDDRIGDAVNRLMIDAAHEPKMWINRLMEDPTFRKAVRERWNIVKANITSIPAFVDALAFQLQYSQTKNFQRWNILNQKVYRNFQVAGSYKGETDYLKNYLTNRITWLDDVFNGPRFD; via the coding sequence ATGAGATTGAACCTGCCACTGCTATTTACAGCCTGCATCATTTCCTTTTGCCTTGCCTGCTCTAAAACAGAAGAAACACCTGCACCTTCTGATGAAAAAACCTTTACATCTTTTTCGTTTACAATAACACAAAATGCTACGTTGCCGCAGGATATTGTTTGCGAGATTGAGAATGATACAATCTATGCGTTTGTTTTCTCCGGCACAGATATTACAAATCTTAAACCGTCATTTACAAGCAAGGCAACCGAAGTACTGATCGGAGATGTAAAGCAGGTGAGTAACCAGGCAGCACATGACTTTTCCCGTCTCATAACTTATACGGTAAAAGCGGCAGACGGCAGTGCAAAAAACTATGTGGTAAAGTTTAGCGATACAAAACTACCGGCACTGTATATCTCCACCAATAACGTTCCTATCGAAAGCAGGGATACATACATACCAGGTTATGTTACCATAAAAGAAAACATGAGTAGCGATAGCCTTTTTGGTGGTGAGATAGAGATAAAAGGGCGTGGCAATTCTACATGGGACATGCCTAAAAAACCATACAAGTTCAAGCTTGGCAAAAAAGCCGGTTTGCTTGGCATGAACGAAAGCAAACAATGGGTACTGCTGGCCAATTACGCTGATAAGTCTCTTGTAAGAAACGAAGTAGCCTTTGAGCTAAGTCGCCGTGCAGGGCTCGCTTACACACCTGCCGGAAAATATGTAGATGTAATACTGAATGGGAAATATATTGGTAATTATGAACTGGTTGAACAGATTGATGTTGGTGAACACAAAGTAAATATTCATGAACAGGAAGAAGGTGCCAATACATGGCCCGAAATTTCTGGTGGATATTTAACAGAAGTAGATGGCTTTGCGTTTACCGAAGCAGTAAACTTTTTGACAACGAGAGGTATGCCTGTTGCTGTACACTACCCGGATGATGATGAGATTACCGACGCACAAAAAATCTACATCACCAACCATTACAACAAATTTGAGGACAGTTTATTTTCTGACAACTTTACTGATATTAATAAAGGCTACCAGCAATACTTTGACCTTGATTCTTATGTGAACTATTACATCGTTAATGAAGTAATGGGTAATTCTGATATATTCTGGAGCACTTACATGTACAAAGACTATGGAAATGATAAAATGTATTCCGGACCAGTATGGGATTTTGATATTGCCGCAAATAACGATGACCGTATAGGAGATGCCGTAAACCGGCTGATGATTGACGCGGCACACGAACCTAAAATGTGGATAAACAGGCTAATGGAAGACCCCACATTCCGGAAAGCTGTTCGCGAAAGATGGAACATTGTTAAAGCCAATATAACCAGCATTCCTGCCTTTGTTGACGCGCTTGCCTTTCAGCTTCAATATTCACAAACAAAAAACTTTCAACGCTGGAATATTCTAAATCAAAAAGTTTACCGCAACTTCCAGGTGGCGGGATCTTATAAGGGAGAAACAGACTACCTGAAAAATTATCTTACAAACCGCATAACCTGGCTGGATGATGTATTCAATGGGCCACGGTTTGATTAA
- the tsf gene encoding translation elongation factor Ts, giving the protein MSTATITAADINKLRQATGAGMMDCRKALTETGGDFEAAIDWLRKQGQKVAAKRSDREAKEGVVIAKTSSDNKVGYVVCISCETDFVSKNADFVAFAQSIADAAVANDVKSAEELNEVSVNGAKVSDLINDKLASIGEKIGVAKFERIEAPYVASYIHGANRMGVLVGLSKEAAEAGKDVAMQIAAMNPVAVDPASVPAETVERERNIVIETMKQDPKMAGKTDEMLGKIAEGKLNAFFKEQTLLAQAFVKDAGVSVEAYLKSVDPSLKVTEFKRVALG; this is encoded by the coding sequence ATGTCAACAGCAACAATAACTGCAGCAGACATCAATAAACTCCGCCAGGCAACCGGCGCAGGCATGATGGATTGCCGTAAGGCTCTAACAGAAACAGGTGGCGATTTTGAAGCTGCCATCGATTGGTTGCGCAAACAAGGTCAGAAAGTGGCTGCCAAACGCAGCGACCGTGAAGCAAAAGAAGGTGTTGTAATTGCTAAAACATCTTCGGATAATAAAGTTGGTTATGTGGTATGCATTAGCTGCGAAACAGATTTCGTTTCTAAAAACGCAGATTTCGTGGCATTTGCACAAAGCATAGCAGACGCAGCCGTTGCAAACGATGTAAAGAGCGCAGAAGAACTGAATGAAGTATCTGTAAACGGTGCAAAAGTTTCAGATCTTATCAATGATAAACTGGCTTCTATCGGTGAAAAAATTGGTGTAGCTAAATTTGAAAGAATTGAAGCGCCTTATGTAGCCTCTTATATTCACGGTGCAAACAGGATGGGTGTATTGGTTGGCCTTAGCAAGGAAGCCGCTGAAGCAGGTAAAGATGTAGCAATGCAGATTGCCGCAATGAACCCTGTTGCAGTTGATCCTGCAAGCGTACCTGCAGAAACAGTAGAACGCGAAAGAAACATTGTAATTGAAACAATGAAGCAGGATCCTAAAATGGCCGGCAAAACAGATGAAATGCTTGGCAAAATTGCAGAAGGCAAGCTAAATGCGTTCTTTAAAGAGCAAACGTTGCTTGCACAGGCATTTGTAAAAGATGCCGGCGTAAGCGTTGAAGCTTATTTAAAAAGTGTTGATCCTTCATTGAAAGTAACAGAATTCAAAAGAGTAGCGCTGGGATAA
- the rpsB gene encoding 30S ribosomal protein S2 — translation MEQNTSLQQQLLEAGVHFGHLKKKWNPKMLPYIFAEKKGIHIIDLNKTVDGLQEAAAAMKQIAKSGKKIMFVATKKQAKEIVSECAKKVNMPYATERWLGGMLTNFNTVRKSVKKMQSIEKMLNDGSAESLTKKERLTLSRDKDKMEKVLGGIAQLGRLPAALFIVDIGHEHIALAEAKRLGITTLGMVDTNCDPNKVDFSIPANDDATKSIAIITNYITAAIAEGLAERQASKDDEVEETDNEAERRAARLQAEAEAETARGGRGGRGGGGAGAGRGPAGAPKRRVPGGASRRPQGGGAPGGGGVGGGRR, via the coding sequence ATGGAACAAAATACTTCTTTACAGCAACAGTTGCTCGAAGCAGGTGTACATTTTGGTCACCTCAAGAAGAAGTGGAACCCAAAGATGTTGCCTTACATCTTCGCAGAGAAGAAAGGTATTCACATCATTGATCTCAATAAAACTGTTGACGGTTTGCAGGAAGCTGCTGCTGCAATGAAACAGATTGCAAAAAGCGGCAAGAAGATCATGTTTGTAGCTACAAAAAAACAGGCTAAAGAAATCGTAAGCGAATGCGCCAAGAAAGTAAATATGCCGTATGCTACAGAGCGTTGGTTAGGTGGTATGCTTACCAACTTCAACACTGTGCGTAAAAGCGTTAAGAAAATGCAGAGCATTGAAAAAATGCTGAACGATGGCAGCGCTGAAAGCCTTACCAAGAAAGAGCGTTTAACGCTTAGCCGTGATAAGGATAAGATGGAAAAAGTGTTGGGTGGTATTGCCCAGCTTGGCCGTCTTCCTGCAGCATTGTTTATTGTGGATATTGGTCACGAGCATATTGCCCTTGCAGAAGCAAAACGCCTTGGCATTACCACTTTGGGTATGGTAGATACCAACTGCGATCCTAATAAAGTTGATTTCTCTATACCAGCGAATGATGATGCTACAAAGTCAATCGCCATCATTACCAACTATATTACCGCAGCCATTGCAGAAGGTTTGGCAGAACGCCAGGCATCTAAAGATGACGAAGTAGAAGAAACAGATAATGAAGCAGAAAGAAGAGCAGCACGTTTACAGGCTGAGGCAGAAGCTGAAACTGCACGCGGTGGCCGTGGTGGTCGTGGTGGCGGCGGTGCCGGTGCCGGCCGTGGCCCTGCAGGTGCTCCTAAACGTCGTGTACCAGGTGGTGCAAGCCGCAGACCCCAGGGTGGTGGCGCACCAGGCGGTGGCGGTGTTGGTGGCGGAAGAAGATAA
- the rpsI gene encoding 30S ribosomal protein S9 → MEKQKNAVGRRKEAVTRVFISKGEGKITVNDKNYKEYFSLAYLQNQVEAPLKTIEALDKFDVQINAAGGGIKGQAEAAKLGIARALLEINAEYRPALKAAGYLKRDPRGVERKKFGHKKARRSYQFSKR, encoded by the coding sequence ATGGAAAAGCAAAAGAACGCAGTTGGTCGCCGTAAAGAAGCGGTTACACGTGTTTTCATCAGCAAGGGTGAAGGCAAGATCACTGTAAACGACAAAAACTATAAAGAATATTTTTCACTGGCATATTTACAAAACCAGGTTGAAGCTCCGTTGAAAACAATTGAAGCTTTAGACAAATTTGATGTTCAGATCAATGCAGCAGGTGGTGGCATTAAAGGCCAGGCAGAAGCTGCAAAACTGGGTATTGCACGTGCGTTATTGGAGATTAATGCAGAATATCGCCCGGCTTTAAAAGCTGCAGGCTACCTGAAACGTGACCCACGTGGTGTTGAACGTAAGAAATTTGGTCATAAGAAAGCGCGTAGAAGCTACCAGTTCAGCAAACGTTAA
- the rplM gene encoding 50S ribosomal protein L13, giving the protein MSKLHFTTKSANEATVQRDWYVVDGTNQTVGRIASKIAAVLRGKNKAYYTPHVDCGDYVIVINADKVVFTGNKIEDKQYINFSGYPGGKKEETAKDLLRRRPEVVMERAVKGMLPKNRLGRKMYKKLYVYAGDKHPHTAQQPKAFKF; this is encoded by the coding sequence ATGAGTAAACTACATTTCACAACAAAAAGTGCGAACGAGGCTACCGTACAGCGTGACTGGTATGTTGTTGACGGTACTAATCAAACCGTAGGTCGCATAGCATCGAAGATCGCGGCTGTTCTTCGCGGTAAGAACAAAGCGTACTACACCCCACACGTAGATTGTGGAGACTATGTAATTGTTATTAACGCTGACAAAGTTGTTTTTACAGGCAACAAGATTGAGGACAAACAATACATCAACTTTTCGGGCTACCCTGGTGGTAAAAAAGAAGAAACAGCGAAAGACCTGTTGCGCCGCCGCCCCGAGGTGGTAATGGAAAGAGCGGTAAAAGGCATGTTACCTAAAAATCGTCTTGGCCGTAAAATGTACAAAAAGCTGTACGTGTATGCAGGTGACAAACACCCACATACTGCACAACAACCAAAGGCATTCAAATTCTAA
- the hemA gene encoding glutamyl-tRNA reductase, whose product MHINQFYIAGINYKKTDASKRGLFAVNNDHYKSILQKAPSYFLNELFILSTCNRTEIYGVSPCVDSLVHLLCSETEGSAEQFKELAYIKQGEEAIQHLFNVASGLDSQILGDYEIVGQLKQASKFARENGFIGAFMERMINTVLQSSKAVKAQTALSGGTVSVSFAAIQFLMDTVTDIAGKKIVLLGTGKIGRNTCKNLVDYLNTKNITLINRTPEKAAELALELGLQNASFEDAEQHIAAADIVIVATNAEHPVIMKADLLNSNAKILVDLSIPNNIDPAAKELAHITLVNVDDLSRINDATLAKRKAEVPKAKSIIATHMEEFSKWYSMRKDVPVLKAVKQKLQGMHECNLFLAMHTNSGSSSYTVSEDSIQKIINAMALRMRQQRKPGCNYIEAINDFITSRVH is encoded by the coding sequence ATGCATATTAACCAGTTTTACATAGCAGGGATCAACTACAAAAAGACGGATGCTTCAAAGAGAGGGTTATTTGCTGTTAATAATGATCATTATAAATCCATCCTTCAAAAAGCGCCATCTTATTTTCTAAACGAACTTTTTATACTCAGCACCTGCAACAGAACGGAAATCTATGGTGTATCTCCCTGTGTGGATAGTCTTGTGCACCTGTTGTGTAGCGAGACCGAAGGTTCAGCAGAGCAATTCAAAGAACTCGCATACATAAAACAGGGCGAAGAAGCTATTCAGCATTTATTCAATGTAGCATCTGGTCTCGATTCCCAGATACTGGGCGATTACGAAATTGTAGGCCAGCTAAAACAAGCCAGCAAATTTGCGCGTGAAAACGGTTTTATCGGCGCTTTTATGGAGCGCATGATTAATACTGTACTGCAATCATCAAAAGCAGTAAAAGCGCAGACAGCTTTAAGTGGCGGAACAGTTTCAGTGTCGTTTGCAGCTATCCAGTTTTTGATGGACACCGTAACAGACATCGCCGGCAAAAAAATCGTATTGCTCGGTACCGGCAAGATTGGTCGTAATACCTGCAAAAACCTTGTAGACTACCTCAATACCAAAAATATCACCTTAATAAACCGTACACCTGAAAAAGCTGCGGAACTTGCACTGGAGCTCGGTTTGCAAAATGCTTCGTTTGAAGATGCAGAACAGCACATTGCTGCCGCCGATATTGTCATTGTTGCTACCAACGCCGAGCACCCGGTTATTATGAAAGCAGACCTGTTGAACAGCAATGCCAAAATACTCGTAGATCTTTCTATTCCCAATAATATAGATCCTGCTGCAAAAGAACTGGCACACATTACATTGGTAAATGTGGATGATCTTTCCAGGATCAACGATGCTACGCTTGCTAAAAGAAAGGCAGAAGTGCCAAAAGCAAAATCAATCATTGCTACGCATATGGAAGAATTTTCGAAGTGGTACAGTATGCGCAAAGATGTACCTGTACTCAAAGCTGTAAAGCAAAAATTACAGGGCATGCATGAGTGTAACCTCTTTCTGGCCATGCATACCAATTCCGGATCTTCTTCATATACTGTTTCTGAAGATTCTATTCAAAAAATCATCAACGCTATGGCGCTCAGGATGCGCCAGCAACGCAAGCCAGGGTGTAATTATATAGAAGCAATTAATGACTTTATAACCAGCCGTGTTCATTAA
- the hemC gene encoding hydroxymethylbilane synthase, whose protein sequence is MPKVLRIGTRESQLAVWQAELVQKQLATHHIESELVFIKSEGDIDLVTPLYEIGVQGIFTKTLDAALLNKRIDIAVHSMKDVPVQLAKGIAQAAVLKRASYKDILVYKHNTDFLHDTNAVATIATSSIRRRAQWLSRYPNHIIENLRGNVNTRLQKVKDHNWHGAIFAAAGVERIHVRPQNSIDISWMLPAPAQGAIMVVCNEDDAYAKAACAPLNDEATALCTKIERDFLKTLMGGCSTPISALAEIKNNTLYLKGNIFSPDGSMFLETEKSAPVNNASAIGVQAAGALLQQGADKITAAIRNAAI, encoded by the coding sequence ATGCCCAAAGTACTCAGGATTGGTACACGAGAAAGTCAGCTGGCTGTTTGGCAGGCTGAGCTTGTACAAAAACAATTAGCAACACATCATATCGAAAGCGAGTTGGTCTTCATTAAAAGTGAAGGCGATATAGATCTTGTAACACCCTTGTACGAAATAGGCGTACAGGGTATCTTCACCAAAACGCTCGATGCCGCCTTACTGAATAAAAGAATAGATATTGCGGTACATTCTATGAAAGATGTACCGGTGCAACTGGCCAAAGGAATTGCACAGGCTGCGGTTCTTAAGAGAGCCAGTTACAAAGACATACTGGTTTATAAGCACAATACAGATTTTTTGCACGATACAAATGCAGTTGCCACGATTGCAACCAGCAGCATACGCCGCAGGGCGCAGTGGCTAAGCAGGTACCCCAACCATATTATAGAAAACCTGCGTGGCAATGTAAATACCCGCTTACAAAAAGTAAAAGACCATAACTGGCATGGCGCAATCTTTGCCGCAGCCGGTGTTGAGCGCATACATGTGCGCCCGCAAAATTCGATTGATATTTCCTGGATGTTACCGGCACCCGCACAAGGCGCCATTATGGTGGTGTGTAATGAAGACGATGCATATGCAAAAGCAGCTTGCGCGCCGCTAAATGACGAGGCAACAGCACTATGTACCAAAATTGAAAGAGATTTTCTGAAGACTTTAATGGGTGGCTGTTCCACACCTATCAGTGCCCTCGCAGAAATAAAAAACAATACGCTTTATTTAAAAGGCAATATTTTCTCGCCAGACGGATCAATGTTTCTCGAAACAGAAAAATCAGCTCCCGTAAACAATGCATCCGCCATTGGTGTTCAAGCAGCCGGGGCATTATTGCAACAAGGTGCCGATAAAATAACTGCCGCTATCCGCAATGCCGCAATTTAA
- a CDS encoding uroporphyrinogen-III synthase, with protein MPQFNYHILCTRSIDNMLVYKAANNGIAIDNMNFVETEPVITDAVVNAITTLATENKTVVFTSMNAVDAVTNQLKGIPAWNIYCVGGITKETVFNFFGEKAVKGTAKNAKALAEKMMHTGGINEVVFFCGDQRLDELPQTLAANGTSVQEVVVYKTTLLPKFVSKDYDGIVFFSPSAVHSFFSDNTISTNVVLFSIGNTTTATIKTYSANKILTSEWPGKENMIEMVIEYYKIKA; from the coding sequence ATGCCGCAATTTAATTATCACATATTGTGTACACGCAGTATAGACAACATGCTTGTTTATAAAGCTGCCAATAACGGCATTGCCATAGACAACATGAATTTTGTAGAAACAGAACCTGTAATAACAGATGCAGTCGTAAATGCAATCACCACGCTTGCAACTGAAAACAAGACTGTTGTCTTTACAAGCATGAATGCTGTTGATGCAGTTACAAACCAGTTAAAAGGTATTCCGGCATGGAACATTTACTGCGTTGGCGGCATTACAAAAGAAACAGTGTTCAATTTTTTTGGAGAAAAAGCAGTAAAGGGAACAGCCAAAAATGCAAAAGCGCTGGCAGAAAAAATGATGCATACAGGCGGTATAAACGAGGTCGTTTTTTTCTGCGGAGACCAAAGGCTGGATGAATTACCTCAAACACTTGCAGCAAACGGCACCAGCGTACAGGAAGTGGTGGTATATAAAACAACCCTGCTTCCAAAATTTGTCTCCAAAGACTACGATGGTATTGTTTTCTTCAGTCCAAGCGCGGTACACAGTTTTTTTTCTGATAATACCATCTCTACAAATGTGGTGCTGTTTTCTATAGGTAATACTACAACGGCCACCATCAAAACATATTCAGCCAATAAAATACTTACCAGCGAGTGGCCGGGTAAAGAAAATATGATTGAAATGGTCATTGAATATTATAAAATAAAGGCATGA
- the hemE gene encoding uroporphyrinogen decarboxylase, whose translation MSQQLQNDLLLRTLRGEQTERTPVWMMRQAGRYLPEYRVLREKYGFFERCQTPELACEITIQPVDIVGVDAAILFSDILVVPQAMGLEVQLIEQKGPVLPDPVKTAADLNRVRVPDVQETLQYVFDAIKLIKQELNGRVPLIGFAGAPWTLLCYMVQGKGSKTFDEAKAFCYTQPELAHRLLQMITDTTIAYLKAQVAAGADTIQIFDSWGGLLSPHDFEAISLQYIRQIVAALKDEVPTIIFAKGAWFALEEMAATGAAGLGIDWCIKPQLARQMAGSNVTLQGNFDPAKLLSPIPVIQKEVREMLQAFGPQRHVANLGHGILPNIPVDHARAFVDAVKEFRFAAQ comes from the coding sequence ATGTCACAACAACTACAGAACGACCTTTTACTAAGAACACTAAGGGGAGAGCAAACCGAACGCACACCTGTATGGATGATGCGCCAGGCCGGCCGCTATTTGCCCGAGTACCGTGTACTGAGAGAAAAATACGGTTTCTTCGAAAGATGCCAGACACCGGAACTTGCCTGCGAGATAACCATTCAGCCGGTTGATATTGTTGGTGTAGACGCCGCCATCTTATTCTCAGACATATTGGTGGTACCGCAGGCCATGGGGCTGGAGGTGCAGCTGATAGAACAAAAAGGCCCGGTACTCCCAGACCCTGTTAAAACAGCCGCAGATCTTAACCGTGTACGGGTACCCGATGTACAGGAAACATTGCAATATGTTTTTGATGCTATCAAACTCATTAAACAGGAATTGAATGGCCGCGTGCCCCTGATTGGTTTTGCCGGTGCACCGTGGACGTTGCTTTGCTACATGGTACAGGGTAAGGGTAGCAAAACTTTTGATGAAGCAAAAGCTTTTTGTTATACCCAGCCGGAACTGGCGCACCGGTTATTGCAAATGATCACAGACACCACAATCGCTTATCTCAAGGCACAGGTTGCGGCCGGTGCAGATACGATACAAATATTCGATAGCTGGGGAGGTTTGTTAAGCCCGCACGATTTTGAAGCAATTTCCCTGCAATATATCAGGCAGATCGTAGCGGCTTTAAAAGACGAAGTGCCTACGATCATTTTTGCAAAAGGAGCGTGGTTTGCGCTCGAAGAAATGGCCGCAACAGGGGCAGCCGGTTTGGGAATAGACTGGTGTATAAAACCCCAACTGGCAAGGCAGATGGCCGGCAGCAATGTAACACTGCAGGGCAATTTCGATCCTGCAAAATTATTGTCGCCAATACCTGTTATACAAAAAGAAGTGAGAGAAATGCTGCAGGCATTTGGACCGCAAAGGCATGTTGCCAATCTTGGGCATGGCATATTGCCCAATATTCCTGTTGATCATGCAAGAGCTTTTGTAGATGCGGTGAAGGAGTTTCGGTTTGCAGCGCAATAA